In a single window of the Campylobacter fetus subsp. testudinum 03-427 genome:
- the pheS gene encoding phenylalanyl-tRNA synthetase, alpha subunit (Pfam matches to PF01409.16 tRNA-synt_2d, and to PF02912.14 Phe_tRNA-synt_N) encodes MQEIIDKIDQALSLDELEKIRVELFGKKGIITSEFAKLKDIPSDEKKAFAENLNIKRDTLSVHINDKKSILEKEFIKAKMRSSAVDITLFNEPLNTGALHPVMETMDKIIEYFVAQNFSVESGPLIEDDFHNFEALNLPKYHPAREMADTFYLKDFRLLRTHTSPVQVRTMLKEKPPIRMIAPGSVFRRDLDLTHTPMFHQVEGLVVEDEGNVSFSNLKYILESFLIYMFGDVKVRFRPSFFPFTEPSTEVDISCIFCGGKGCRVCKQTGWLEVLGSGVVDPNVFKAVGYKNVSGYAFGLGVERFAMLLHQIPDLRSLFESDIRLLEQFK; translated from the coding sequence TTGCAAGAGATAATTGATAAGATAGATCAAGCTTTGAGCCTTGACGAACTTGAAAAAATAAGAGTTGAACTTTTTGGAAAAAAAGGCATTATAACGAGCGAATTTGCAAAGTTAAAAGATATTCCTTCAGATGAAAAAAAAGCTTTTGCTGAGAATTTAAATATCAAAAGAGATACTTTAAGCGTTCATATAAATGATAAAAAATCTATTCTCGAAAAAGAATTTATAAAAGCTAAAATGCGATCTAGCGCTGTAGATATCACGCTTTTTAATGAGCCATTAAATACTGGTGCTCTTCATCCTGTTATGGAGACTATGGATAAGATTATCGAGTATTTCGTAGCACAGAACTTTAGCGTAGAGAGTGGTCCTCTTATTGAGGATGATTTCCATAATTTTGAAGCTTTAAACCTTCCGAAATACCATCCAGCAAGAGAGATGGCAGATACGTTTTATTTAAAAGATTTTAGATTGCTTAGAACTCATACTAGTCCAGTGCAAGTAAGAACTATGCTAAAAGAGAAGCCGCCTATTCGTATGATAGCTCCTGGATCTGTTTTTAGACGTGATCTAGACCTAACTCATACTCCTATGTTTCATCAAGTAGAAGGACTTGTTGTAGAAGATGAAGGAAATGTTAGCTTTTCAAATTTAAAATATATTTTAGAGAGTTTTTTAATATATATGTTTGGAGATGTAAAAGTTAGATTCAGACCTAGCTTTTTTCCATTTACTGAACCTAGCACAGAGGTTGATATTAGCTGTATATTTTGTGGAGGCAAAGGCTGTAGGGTGTGTAAGCAGACTGGTTGGCTCGAGGTCTTAGGAAGTGGCGTCGTAGATCCAAATGTATTTAAAGCCGTAGGTTATAAAAATGTAAGCGGTTACGCGTTTGGTCTTGGTGTGGAGAGATTTGCTATGTTGCTTCATCAAATTCCGGATTTAAGAAGCCTATTTGAGAGCGATATCAGACTTTTGGAGCAGTTTAAATGA